One stretch of Malus domestica chromosome 14, GDT2T_hap1 DNA includes these proteins:
- the LOC103455135 gene encoding O-fucosyltransferase 37-like, producing MAKARNLKASTFTTNPPPPPPFFHLLPFTPLTAFLFSPKTLRHRNPMLCSNSKHPLAVPIFYLSLLFSITFLGISFLTLVPSYPPLLPCSHFSSPTPSPTSPVSATKGEEDNDRPSLSTSAMVPLPARGAFGNLSEAEREFWQQPRGENYRPCLDFSLGYRRISPRISEEKRRFLVVVASGGLNQQRNQIVDAVVIARILGAALVVPVLQINLIWGDESEFSDIFDVAHFKRTLQADVRIVSSLPSTHLMSRQTIENKIPHDVTPQWIHSRFYNQLRREGLLVLKGLDSKLSKNLPPDLQKLRCKVAFHALRFAAPIRELGNRLTKRMWIEGPYIALHLRLEKDVWVRTGCLTGLGPEYDDVVTNVRESQPEYLTGRLNMSYTQRKLAGLCPLNALEIARFLKALGAPRGARIYSAGGEAFGGSRALQPLVDEFPNLVTKEMLARDGELSPYMNKASALAAIDYTVSLSSDVFVPSHGGNMGRAMQGHRAYVGHRKFIKPNKRAMLPLFEDSSIGDAEFGSIMRGLHRKSQGQPEPRGYRRNRDVIAYPVPECMCKHSTGIF from the exons ATGGCGAAAGCAAGAAACTTGAAGGCTTCCACATTCACCACAAACCCACCACCGCCGCCGCCATTCTTCCACCTACTTCCATTCACTCCGCTCACCGCCTTCCTCTTCTCCCCGAAAACCCTCCGCCACCGAAACCCGATGCTCTGCAGCAACAGCAAGCACCCATTAGCCGTCCCAATCTTCTACCTCTCCCTCCTATTTTCCATCACTTTCTTGGGAATTTCCTTTCTCACCCTCGTCCCCTCATACCCTCCTCTCCTCCCCTGTTCCCATTTCTCCTCTCCAACTCCTTCTCCCACTTCTCCAGTTTCTGCCACCAAAGGAGAGGAAGATAATGACCGGCCGAGCCTGTCAACCAGTGCAATGGTACCGCTGCCTGCTCGCGGGGCTTTCGGGAACCTTTCAGAGGCGGAAAGGGAGTTCTGGCAGCAGCCCAGAGGTGAAAATTACCGGCCCTGCTTGGATTTCAGCCTCGGGTATCGGAGAATCTCTCCCAGGATTTCTGAGGAGAAAAGGAGGTTCTTGGTGGTGGTGGCGTCAGGAGGTTTGAACCAGCAGAGGAATCAGATTGTTGATGCTGTCGTCATTGCAAGAATTCTTGGAGCTGCATTGGTTGTTCCAGTATTGCAGATCAATCTGATTTGGGGAGACGAAAG TGAGTTCTCGGACATTTTCGATGTGGCACATTTCAAAAGGACTTTACAAGCTGATGTACGAATTGTATCGTCTCTTCCCTCCACACATTTGATGTCAAGACAGACAATCGAAAACAAGATTCCGCACGACGTTACTCCACAGTGGATCCATAGCAGATTCTACAATCAA CTGAGGAGAGAAGGCCTTCTTGTGTTAAAGGGGTTGGATTCTAAGCTCTCCAAGAATCTCCCCCCTGATCTGCAGAAGCTTCGGTGTAAG GTAGCTTTTCATGCATTAAGGTTTGCAGCACCAATTCGAGAACTTGGAAATCGACTTACAAAGAGAATGTGGATTGAGGGTCCTTACATTGCACTCCATCTCCGGCTAGAGAAGGATGTGTGGGTCAGAACTGGATGTCTCACTGGTTTAGGCCCCGAATACGATGATGTGGTCACCAATGTTCGGGAGTCTCAACCCGAATACCTCACTGGACGGTTAAACATGAGCTACACCCAGCGGAAACTTGCTGGACTTTGCCCCCTAAATGCTTTAGAAATAGCAAG GTTTCTGAAAGCTTTAGGCGCACCAAGAGGTGCACGGATATACAGCGCAGGAGGCGAGGCATTTGGAGGCAGCAGGGCTCTGCAGCCACTTGTGGACGAGTTTCCAAATTTGGTGACAAAGGAGATGTTGGCGCGAGATGGAGAACTCTCTCCATACATGAACAAGGCTTCAGCTCTGGCTGCCATTGACTACACCGTGTCTCTGAGCAGTGATGTCTTTGTTCCATCGCATGGTGGAAACATGGGCCGAGCAATGCAG GGTCACCGTGCCTATGTAGGACACAGAAAGTTTATAAAGCCGAACAAGCGAGCAATGCTGCCTCTTTTTGAAGACAGCTCCATCGGTGATGCAGAGTTTGGAAGCATCATGAGAGGGTTGCATAGGAAGTCTCAGGGGCAGCCGGAGCCAAGGGGTTACAGGAGAAACCGAGATGTGATTGCATATCCTGTGCCTGAGTGCATGTGTAAACACAGTACAGGCATTTTCTAG
- the LOC103415174 gene encoding adenylate kinase 4: MAGSSAVAANLEDVPSVDLMTELLRRMKCSTKADKRLILIGPPGSGKGTQSPIIKDDYCLCHLATGDMLRAAVSAKTPLGVKAKEAMDKGELVSDDLVVGIIDEAMKKPSCQKGFILDGFPRTVVQAEKLDEMLKKQGAKIDKVLNFAVDDAILEERITGRWIHPSSGRSYHTKFAPPKAPGVDDVTGEPLIQRKDDTAAVLKSRLEAFHKQTEPVIGYYSQKGIVANLQAEKPPQEVTSEVHKVLSS, translated from the exons ATGGCGGGCAGCTCCGCGGTAGCAGCGAACCTGGAAGATGTGCCCTCCGTCGATCTCATGACCGAGCTCCTCCGCCGCATGAAATGCTCCACCAAGGCCGACAAGCGCCTCATTCTCATCG GCCCACCCGGATCAGGGAAAGGTACCCAATCACCTATAATTAAGGATGACTATTGCTTGTGCCACTTGGCTACTGGTGATATGTTGAGAGCCGCTGTTTCTGCTAAGACTCCTCTTGGGGTTAAAGCTAAAGAGGCTATGGATAAG GGAGAGCTTGTTTCCGATGACTTGGTTGTTGGCATCATAGATGAAGCAATGAAGAAGCCTTCATGTCAGAAAGGTTTCATTCTTGATGGATTTCCAAGGACTGTGGTCCAAGCAGAGAAG CTAGATGAGATGCTGAAAAAGCAGGGAGCTAAGATTGATAAGGTGCTCAACTTTGCAGTTGATGATGCAATCTTGGAAGAGAGGATTACTGGTCGCTGGATACACCCATCCAGTGGTAGATCCTACCACACGAAATTTGCGCCACCCAAGGCACCTGGTGTTGATGAT GTAACTGGAGAACCTTTGATTCAACGTAAGGATGATACTGCAGCAGTTCTCAAGTCAAGGCTGGAAGCATTTCACAAGCAAACTGAACCG GTTATTGGCTATTATTCCCAGAAAGGCATTGTTGCCAATCTTCAAGCGGAGAAACCTCCTCAAGAGGTCACTTCCGAGGTTCATAAAGTGCTCTCGTCGTAG
- the LOC103455017 gene encoding probable aspartyl aminopeptidase produces the protein MAKQEPNSVVSDLISFLNAAPTAFHAVDEAKKLLRSAGYEQVLEREDWKLETGKKYFFTRNYSTIVAFAIGKKYVAGNGFHMVGAHTDSPCLKLKPVSKVAKGGFLEVGVQTYGSGLWHTWFDRDLTIAGRVIVTEEKDGSVSYSHKLVRIEEPIMRIPTLAIHLDRDVKDAFKVNAQTHLLPVLATAVKAELNKVVAEDGGANSDAQNDGKKSNEKTTSIASKHHSLLLQLLADQLGCEPEHISDFELQACDTQPSIIAGAAKEFIFSGRLDNLCMSFCSLKALIDATSSDSNLEDESGVRMVALFDHEEVGSDSAQGAGSPAMLNTLSRITSSFTTDSKLLEKAIQRSFLVSADMAHALHPNYMDKHEENHQPKLHGGLVIKHNANQRYATNAVTALIFREIARNHSLPVQDFVVRNDMACGSTIGPILASGVGIRTVDVGAPQLSMHSIREMCAVDDVKHSYEHFKAFFQEFTHLDAKIKVDA, from the exons ATGGCAAAGCAAGAACCAAACTCCGTCGTCTCTGATCTCATCAGCTTCCTAAACGCCGCCCCCACCGCCTTCCACGCCGTCG ACGAGGCGAAGAAGCTGCTGCGAAGCGCGGGGTACGAGCAAGTTTTGGAGAGGGAGGATTGGAAATTGGAAACTGGTAAAAAGTATTTCTTCACCAGGAATTACTCCACCATTGTTGCTTTCGCAATCGGAAAAAA GTATGTTGCTGGAAACGGATTTCATATGGTTGGTGCTCATACTGATAGTCCTTGTCTCAAATTGAAACCGGTTTCCAAG GTTGCTAAAGGCGGGTTCTTGGAAGTGGGTGTCCAAACTTATGGTAGTGGCTTGTGGCATACATGGTTCGACCGTGACTTGACGATTGCAGGCAGGGTGATAGTGACAGAAGAAAAGGATGGCTCTGTTTCGTATTCACATAAACTTGTTAGAATTGAGGAGCCCATAATGCGGATCCCTACTCTGGCAATTCACTTAGACAG GGATGTTAAAGATGCATTCAAGGTGAATGCACAGACGCATCTTCTTCCCGTCTTGGCAACGGCAGTCAAG GCCGAGCTCAATAAAGTGGTTGCTGAAGATGGTGGGGCTAATAGTGATGCTCAGAATGATGGGAAGAAATCCAATGAGAAAACAACCTCAATTGCATCGAAGCATCACTCACTTCTACTACAG CTACTTGCAGATCAGCTTGGATGTGAACCGGAACATATATCTGATTTTGAATTGCAAGCATGTGATACTCAACCAAGCATAATAGCTGGTGCCGCAAAAGAATTTATTTTCTCAGGAAGGCTTGATAATCTTTGCATGTCATTTTGTTCTCTTAAG GCATTGATAGATGCAACATCTTCTGATAGCAACCTTGAAGATGAGTCTGGTGTTAGAATGGTGGCTTTGTTTGATCATGAGGAGGTCGGATCTGATTCTGCCCAGGGCGCTGGGTCTCCAGCCATGTTGAATACTCTTTCACGAATTACAAGCTCCTTCACCACAGATTCTAAG CTGCTCGAGAAAGCTATTCAGAGGAGCTTTCTTGTATCTGCTGACATGGCACATGCCTTACATCCTAATTATATG GACAAACACGAAGAGAATCACCAACCCAAGTTGCATGGGGGCCTTGTGATCAAACACAATGCAAATCAACGCTACGCAACCAATGCCGTCACTGCATTAATATTCAGGGAGATAGCAAGGAATCACAGCCTTCCTGTCCAG GACTTTGTAGTTCGTAATGACATGGCATGCGGTTCGACCATCGGTCCCATTCTGGCAAGTGGAGTGGGAATACGAACAGTTGATGTAGGTGCACCACAGCTGTCGATGCACAGCATACGAGAAATGTGTGCTGTTGATGATGTGAAGCATTCATACGAGCATTTCAAAGCCTTCTTCCAGGAGTTCACTCATCTGGATGCAAAGATTAAAGTAGACGCGTAG
- the LOC103455020 gene encoding nucleolar protein 56-like, translated as MALYLLYESASGYSLFLAHGIDQIGQNTEAVRSSISDINRFGKVVQLAAFDPFESALDALNQCNSVSEGVMTDELRKFLEKNLPTVKEGKKPKFSLGVSEPKIGSHIFEETKIPCQSNEFVLELIRGVRLHFTTLLKSLKPGDLEKAQLGLGHSYSRAKVKFNVNRVDNMVIQAIFLLDTLDKDINSFSMRVREWYSWHFPELVKIVNDNYLYAKVSKYIKDKSTLSEDNLSDLTDLVGDEDKAKEIIEAAKASMGQDLSPLDLMNVQQFAQKVMDLAEYRKRLYDYLVSKMNDIAPNLASLIGEVVGARLISHAGSLTNLAKCPSSTLQILGAEKALFRALKTRGNTPKYGLIFHSSFIGRASARNKGRMARYLANKCSIASRIDCFADSSTTAFGEKLREQVEERLDFYDKGVAPRKNIDVMKSAIESTQSKDTEMETEEASVKKSKKKKSKSVDNGDAMAVDEPAATANGDAAEGKSEKKKKKKDKRKLDQEDQTMEDANNGHAEEDGMAKKKKKKSKQENGDDLQAPSDVKKKKKKSKSEDSD; from the exons ATGGCGCTCTACCTGCTCTACGAATCAGCTTCAGGCTACTCTCTGTTCCTCGCTCATGGCATCGACCAAATCGGGCAGAACACCGAGGCGGTCCGGAGCTCCATTTCGGATATCAACCGGTTCGGGAAGGTGGTCCAGCTCGCAGCTTTCGATCCATTCGAGTCGGCCCTCGACGCCCTTAACCAATGCAACTCAGTCTCTGAAG GGGTTATGACTGATGAACTAAGaaaatttttggaaaaaaatctCCCAACAGTCAAGGAAGGTAAGAAGCCAAAGTTCAGTTTGGGAGTTTCCGAACCTAAGATCGGGTCACACATATTTGAAGAGACTAAAATTCCATGCCAAAGTAATGAGTTTGTCCTTGAGTTGATTCGTGGCGTCCGACTACATTTTACTACTCTTCTCAAGAGTCTAAAG CCTGGAGACTTAGAGAAAGCCCAGCTTGGTCTAGGGCACAGTTACAGCAGGGCCAAGGTCAAGTTCAATGTCAACCGAGTTGACAATATGGTGATTCAAGCAATCTTCCTTCTAGATACCCTTGATAAGGATATCAATTCCTTCTCCATGAGAGTCAG AGAATGGTACTCTTGGCATTTTCCTGAATTGGTGAAGATCGTCAATGACAATTATCTCTATGCCAAAGTGTCAAAATATATTAAAGACAAGTCAACACTGTCTGAAGACAATCTATCAGATTTAACTGACCTTGTTGGAGACGAAGATAAGGCAAAGGAGATTATAGAAGCAGCCAAAGCCTCCATGG GGCAAGATTTGTCTCCACTTGACTTGATGAACGTTCAGCAATTTGCACAGAAGGTGATGGACCTAGCCGAGTACAGGAAAAGGCTTTATGACTATCTGGTTTCTAAAATGAATGACATTGCTCCCAATTTGGCCTCTTtaattggtgaagtagttggagcgCGTTTGATTTCTCATGCTGGTAGTCTTACAAATTTGGCTAAATGCCCTTCTTCTACCCTTCAGATCCTAGGCGCAGAGAAGGCTCTCTTCAG GGCACTAAAAACCAGGGGAAACACACCCAAATATGGACTGATATTCCATTCATCTTTTATTGGTCGAGCATCTGCACGGAACAAGGGCCGAATGGCTCGTTATCTTGCAAACAAGTGCTCTATTGCTTCTCGCATTGATTGCTTTGCAG ATAGTAGCACTACTGCTTTTGGGGAGAAACTTCGTGAACAAGTTGAGGAGCGACTTGACTTTTATGACAAGGGTGTTGCACCTCGCAAAAACATTGATGTCATGAAATCTGCAATTGAGAGTACTCAAAGCAAAG ATACAGAGATGGAAACAGAAGAAGCTTCGGTgaagaaaagcaagaaaaagaaatcaaaatctGTAGATAATGGTGATGCTATGGCTGTGGATGAACCAGCTGCCACTGCAAATGGAGATGCCGCTGAGGGTAAatctgaaaagaagaagaagaagaaggacaaGAGAAAATTGGATCAGGAGGATCAAACCATGGAGGATGCGAATAATGGACATGCCGAGGAGGATGGAAtggccaagaagaagaagaagaagagcaaaCAGGAGAATGGAGACGATCTACAGGCTCCCAGTGAtgtcaagaagaagaagaagaaatctaAAAGTGAAGACAGTGACTAA